gatctgccgtttcttttcttttcttttctactctgctccaaacccggggtggaccgctagcctgttcatcagatggggacatctctacgctgctgacccgtctccactcgggatggttcctgcttgccccactatggactggactctcgctgatgtgttggactttcacaatattatgtcagacccactcgacatccattgctttcggtctcccctagagggggggggggggttacccacatatgcggtcctctccaaggtttctcagtcattcacattgacgtcccactggggtgagttttccttgcccgtatgtgggctctgtaccgaggatgtcgttgtggcttgtacagccctttgagacacttgtgatttagggctatataaataaacattgattgattgattgattgaattttcgcataatccatttaatgacttttaatgctttttaatgacctgTAGAAACCCTGATAACTGAAAACTTTAAACACTTCCGGAATGATTTGGAGTGCAATGTCATTAGAGAGTGGATtgaaaaattattgaaaaacagttcaaaaaggatATATTGATCCTGGAACACATTTGCGTTTGTATTATTTTCTATGGGGGAAAAATCAGGAACCCTATATGGGTAGTTTAACtacagtaataaaaaataaagtgcaatgGAGTAGATGTGTAAAGACGTGTAAGAATACCAGTCAAAGATGTCCTCTGTGTTAGGGTCAGGCTTCACCTGCACCCATTGACCAATGTACCACATCCTCACCACACTGGAATCATAGCTGACCACGTCTGCACCTGATTCTGCCTGTGGGTTAGGAATATCCTGGCAGCACAGGAAGTAGCTTGAAAAAAACGACAACAAATTATATTTCATGGAAAGAAAGCAATCAGGCAATGAAATAAATAAGACTCACTACTCTGTCTCAGGTTCCCTTTTGCTACTGCGGGCTCCATCACTTCTCTCCACGTTCCACCGCATGCGTTTGAACAGGCCGGTGTTGACCTCCGCCAGGTACGGCGTTGGCGTACAGTAGAAAAACGTGCTCAGCCTCAGTTGGCCGATCTGGGTTTGGCCGACACAGAAGTGAGACAGACTGAGGACACAGGAAAGATAATATAACACACAGctcatgtgtttatttttataaagaaataaacACTTTGATAAAGATTTTTAGACGAGTGCTTACTTTTCGGGCTCAGTTTGATCCAAACTGAGAAGATTGTGGCTGGCGAAGGTGAACACCAGATGTTCCAAAGTGTCACACAGTTGCTGTGAGAAATGCAACAGCTGCACACgctgctctcacacacacacacacacacacacacacacagtactgtTCAAACAAGTCTGCACTGTGACTCATGGCTGATGGGATAGTCTCCAATTAACCTaacgcagtgattctcaaactgtggtacgtgtaccactagtggtatgccaaataatcacttaaagtACAGTGCTTTATTCTCCTATATTGAAATAGTGTcactgtttaaactgtgtgtaatgttagagtggccaaaatattcaatatacttgttaaataaaacctctgccttgtttttaatgaataaatgtaggcctactatgctactgtattttaattatggtcattatgatggtacttgcagagccaagtgttttctgaggtggtacttggtaaatgataaatgggttatacttgtatagcgcttttctaccttcaaggtactcaaagcgctttgacagtatttccacatttacccattcacacacacattcacacactgatggcgggagctgccatgcaaggcgctaaccagcaggaaAAACATTTGCAAATCACTGACCTAATGTGCATGTTTGTTGATGTTAGAGTACCTCAAAGAAACCCTCAAAAGCCCAGAAAGAACATGCAAAATCCAGACGGAGATGCTCCGACATCCCTCCCTCTTGACTGTGAGGCAGACGTGCTAATCACTGCTCCGCCATGTTAACATTGCATTGAAATAGAGTATATTTTTCAGTAATCAATGAAGTCTGTACCTTGATATCAAAAGGCAACAGCTTGTTTTGGGCAGTGGATTCCAGGAAATTAAAGTAAGGCTGACAGGTGTAGATGAAACTCCGCACCGAGGCTAACGCAAGTCTGCTTTCGCCTCTCACTTGGCTGTAACAGATTTAGGGGGGGAAAAAATCGAGCTCTATATTTaatgtaattgtgtgaatgctccaaagcagtcacacatatggttttctacaccaaaattcattcaat
The Entelurus aequoreus isolate RoL-2023_Sb linkage group LG18, RoL_Eaeq_v1.1, whole genome shotgun sequence DNA segment above includes these coding regions:
- the lg18h19orf67 gene encoding UPF0575 protein C19orf67 homolog isoform X3 — protein: MELQVQFPLRKAEELLERFVKNQVRGESRLALASVRSFIYTCQPYFNFLESTAQNKLLPFDIKRVQLLHFSQQLCDTLEHLVFTFASHNLLSLDQTEPENLSHFCVGQTQIGQLRLSTFFYCTPTPYLAEVNTGLFKRMRWNVERSDGARSSKREPETEYYFLCCQDIPNPQAESGADVVSYDSSVDPV
- the lg18h19orf67 gene encoding UPF0575 protein C19orf67 homolog isoform X2, encoding MELQVQFPLRKAEELLERFVKNQVRGESRLALASVRSFIYTCQPYFNFLESTAQNKLLPFDIKRVQLLHFSQQLCDTLEHLVFTFASHNLLSLDQTEPENLSHFCVGQTQIGQLRLSTFFYCTPTPYLAEVNTGLFKRMRWNVERSDGARSSKREPETEYYFLCCQDIPNPQAESGADVVSYDSSVVRMWYIGQWVQVKPDPNTEDIFD
- the lg18h19orf67 gene encoding UPF0575 protein C19orf67 homolog isoform X1, producing the protein MELQVQFPLRKAEELLERFVKNQVRGESRLALASVRSFIYTCQPYFNFLESTAQNKLLPFDIKRVQLLHFSQQLCDTLEHLVFTFASHNLLSLDQTEPENLSHFCVGQTQIGQLRLSTFFYCTPTPYLAEVNTGLFKRMRWNVERSDGARSSKREPETEYYFLCCQDIPNPQAESGADVVSYDSSVVRMWYIGQWVQVKPDPNTEDIFDWILCDIPQAAFNKLLFLGSKEPSSRVATDLMIQLLLFQQDE